The following proteins come from a genomic window of Salvia hispanica cultivar TCC Black 2014 chromosome 4, UniMelb_Shisp_WGS_1.0, whole genome shotgun sequence:
- the LOC125217779 gene encoding probable carboxylesterase 5 encodes MLNANYTALSHSPSNMSGNKSSPLFLFFFFVIIHLLAAQSFAVNSTILSYEIQPFIRVYKNGSVERLIGTDTVPPSVNPRSKVLSKDTVIQPSLNVSARLYLPRSAIRKLPLLVYIHGGAFCTSSPFAATYHNYLISVVAKANVAAVSVNYRLAPEHPLPAAYQDSWIVLEWIFSHSKQGGGGGEAWLRNNVDFDRVYLSGDSAGANIAHNVVIRAGLEPTGRVRIRGLFLNCPHFWGKERIGNEASDPKMVALEESIWIHAYPNSTGFDDPQLNPDYDPNLSKLGCKKVVVYVAENDILRDRGLQYKKALEKSKWEGEVKAVEVKGADHVFNLNSPNSKDSREMLQHFALFLNDKEKFN; translated from the coding sequence ATGCTAAATGCTAACTACACAGCCCTCTCTCACTCTCCATCCAACATGTCCGGTAACAAGAGTTCTCcgctcttcctcttcttcttcttcgtcatCATTCACTTACTCGCGGCACAATCTTTTGCTGTAAACTCCACCATCCTATCTTATGAAATCCAGCCATTCATTAGGGTTTACAAAAATGGCAGCGTTGAGAGATTAATCGGAACAGATACGGTTCCTCCGTCTGTCAATCCGAGATCCAAGGTTCTCTCCAAAGACACCGTCATCCAACCATCTCTCAACGTCTCCGCTAGGCTCTATCTCCCTCGCTCCGCCATCCGCAAACTTCCCCTTCTAGTTTACATCCACGGCGGCGCGTTTTGCACCAGTTCCCCCTTCGCTGCCACCTACCACAACTACCTAATCTCCGTCGTCGCCAAAGCAAATGTGGCCGCTGTCTCCGTCAATTACCGTTTAGCCCCCGAGCACCCTCTCCCCGCCGCCTATCAAGACTCATGGATCGTCCTCGAATGGATCTTCTCCCACTCCAAACAGGGCGGAGGCGGTGGCGAGGCGTGGCTGCGAAACAATGTCGATTTCGACCGCGTTTACTTGAGCGGAGACAGCGCCGGAGCCAACATAGCCCACAACGTGGTGATCCGGGCCGGGCTGGAACCAACGGGTCGTGTTAGGATCCGCGGGTTGTTCTTGAATTGCCCGCATTTTTGGGGGAAGGAGCGGATTGGGAATGAAGCGAGTGACCCGAAAATGGTGGCGCTGGAGGAGAGTATTTGGATCCATGCATACCCGAATTCCACCGGGTTTGATGACCCGCAGTTGAACCCGGATTACGACCCGAATCTTTCGAAGCTCGGGTGCAAGAAGGTGGTGGTTTATGTTGCTGAAAATGACATATTGAGAGATAGGGGATTGCAATATAAGAAGGCTTTGGAGAAGAGCAAGTGGGAAGGAGAGGTGAAGGCTGTGGAGGTGAAGGGAGCTGATCATGTTTTCAATCTAAACTCACCCAACAGTAAAGATTCAAGAGAAATGTTGCAACATTTTGCATTGTTTCTCAATGATAAAGAAAAGTTCAACTAG